A window of the Planktothrix tepida PCC 9214 genome harbors these coding sequences:
- a CDS encoding CHAT domain-containing protein, which translates to MVPTPTPIPTPIPTPIPTPIPTPIATPIPTPTPIPETLTEQATQTLLQPVPRVWIQPDSVVENLPTIQGAEVLVIEPSIDTRINDEFSELGGGLVVQVNADNQLTLENPSVNNPNLVETSIKNLRLGINQSFDSNNVETAISQIEELVNLEYLNYLGKPASITQLTVKEMQYQLRSMQAQTGKESALIYVYSRPEGLELVVVTKNTIVHKTVPEAIPEKLFATTRNFVKEITSPRQRDTTSYLPPAQQLYQWMIAPLEATLKANKVDIIMLTLDSGLRSLPLAALHDGSQFLIEKYGLSLIPSFSSLDTRYRSISQADVLAMGASIFQDQDFLPSVPVEVETIAEQRAQGEYFLNEKFTLENLKQQYKMQPSPIVHLATHADFRAGSPANSFIQLWDTKLTLDQMEQMGWSRPTADLLTLSACRTAIGDDQAELGFAGLAIASGAKSALASLWYISDAGTLALMTGFYHHLTETTTKAEALQKAQISLLRGTAVFEPEHLFLSEEKIKVSLPPELRNLDDFSLVHPYYWASFTLIGSPL; encoded by the coding sequence GTGGTACCAACCCCAACACCCATTCCCACACCCATTCCCACCCCTATTCCCACGCCTATTCCCACACCCATTGCTACACCCATTCCCACACCAACACCCATTCCTGAAACCTTGACCGAACAAGCAACACAAACCCTCCTGCAACCTGTCCCTAGGGTGTGGATACAACCTGATTCGGTCGTTGAAAATCTGCCTACCATTCAGGGGGCAGAAGTATTAGTGATTGAACCCTCTATTGATACCAGAATTAACGATGAATTTTCGGAATTAGGCGGGGGATTGGTTGTTCAGGTGAATGCAGATAATCAACTCACCCTGGAAAATCCATCTGTAAATAATCCTAATCTGGTAGAAACTTCAATTAAAAATCTTCGTTTAGGGATTAATCAGAGTTTTGACTCTAACAATGTAGAAACTGCGATCTCGCAAATTGAAGAATTAGTGAATTTGGAATATCTCAATTATTTGGGCAAACCCGCATCAATTACACAATTAACGGTAAAGGAGATGCAATATCAATTAAGGTCAATGCAAGCTCAAACGGGTAAAGAATCCGCTCTCATTTATGTCTATTCTCGACCTGAAGGATTAGAACTGGTAGTCGTGACAAAAAATACAATTGTTCACAAAACGGTTCCAGAAGCCATTCCAGAAAAATTGTTTGCTACCACCAGGAATTTTGTCAAAGAAATTACCTCTCCTCGCCAACGAGATACCACCAGTTATTTGCCACCAGCCCAACAACTTTATCAATGGATGATTGCTCCCCTTGAGGCAACCTTGAAGGCAAATAAAGTGGATATTATCATGTTAACTTTGGATTCGGGATTAAGATCCCTTCCCTTAGCCGCCCTTCATGATGGCAGTCAATTTTTAATTGAAAAATATGGCTTGAGTCTGATTCCCAGTTTTAGCTCTTTAGATACTCGCTATCGTTCCATTTCTCAAGCGGACGTTTTAGCAATGGGGGCTTCTATTTTTCAAGATCAAGACTTTTTACCCAGTGTACCTGTTGAAGTCGAAACCATTGCCGAACAACGGGCTCAAGGCGAATATTTTCTGAATGAAAAATTTACTTTGGAAAATCTTAAACAACAATATAAAATGCAACCTTCCCCCATTGTTCATTTAGCCACCCATGCAGATTTTAGAGCCGGTAGTCCCGCCAATTCTTTTATTCAATTATGGGATACAAAATTAACTTTAGATCAAATGGAGCAAATGGGGTGGAGTCGCCCAACGGCAGATTTATTAACCCTTTCTGCTTGTCGGACAGCCATTGGAGATGATCAAGCGGAATTAGGGTTTGCGGGGTTAGCGATCGCCTCTGGAGCAAAATCTGCTTTAGCCAGTTTATGGTATATTAGTGATGCCGGAACCTTGGCATTAATGACGGGATTTTATCACCATTTAACCGAAACTACAACCAAAGCAGAAGCTTTACAAAAAGCACAAATTAGTTTACTTCGAGGAACGGCTGTTTTTGAGCCTGAGCACTTATTCTTATCTGAAGAAAAAATAAAAGTTTCCCTTCCCCCAGAACTGAGAAATTTAGATGATTTTTCCTTAGTTCATCCTTACTATTGGGCGAGTTTTACCTTAATTGGGAGTCCTTTGTAA
- a CDS encoding beta strand repeat-containing protein, translating to MAENNSYIWAKNLGGINSDISRDISVDSAGNVYTTGFFDGTADFDPGIGTFNLSTNGLDDIFISKLNSQGNLLWAKNLGGTNNDNAYGISVDSAGNVYTTGGFQGTADFDPGAGTANLTSNGLEVFVSKLDSNGNFLWAKNFPQITPGLTSIAYDISVDSAGNIYTTGYFDGTVDFDPGAGTFNLTSNNTDIFISKLDSNGNFLWAKNLGGSGIDWAFGISVDSTGNVYTTGYFNGTADFDPGAGVANLNNNGLEDIFVSKLDSNGNYIWAKNFGGSASDTGSDINVDSAGNVYTTGGFNGTVDFDPDVALVNNLTSNGADDIFVSKLDSNGNYVWAKNLGGLNSDTGFGISLDSTGNVYTTGSIQGTADFDPGAGTANLPTNGLDDTFISKLDNNGNYIWAQSFGGVGQDVATGITLDESYNIYTTGYFSGTVDFDPNAGTANLTSAGADDGFISKLGIIPFEPINAGLTGVTGSDGVWGDYDNDGDLDVLISGVNSPTNLYQNNAGTFSIATTLPEASSGALAWGDYDNDGDLDIAFTGYNEFSVGTAQIYRNDGGIFNNIGAGFLNFYASDLAWGDYDNDGDLDLLINGSDYSNNIPTTKIYRNEGADTFVDSGTTIIGLEYGSVAWGDYDNDQDLDVVITGQSLTDTLTKIYRNDGGTFTDINAVLTGVNHSDAAWGDYDNDGDLDLGLTGIDSLSNQVTQIYNNTGGVFSPVAALVGVTDSSIAWGDYDNDGDLDLVVTGSNSAIVYRNEGANTFVDISTQLPTILEGSATWGDYNNDNTLNLLLTGSGLSEIYKNNSLLTNTIPTSPTNLNTIVTSQTLNLNWNPATDNQTPTAGLTYNLRVGTTPGGSEIVSPQSSLPQIGNVNHNTNWTLNLPYGTYYWSVQAVDTAFGRSSFAPEATLIVPPPTYDFGNITYTTPEGNITATPNVVEIVRTGDTTVAEDVTVTAISGTATAGNDYTTALFTVSFVANEPSAFVPIEILGDLGVEPDETLDLQITGFSGSGVVGTQGTTTLTLTNDDTSYQFSAASYTTPEGNTTTTPNLVEIVRTGDTTVAEDVTVTAISGTATAGSDYKAGPFLVSFIPSQTNAFVSLEILGDLIDESDENIDLQITGFSGDGVLGTLTNATLSLTDDDTTGVSITQTGSSTDIAEGGLSDTYNIVLNSVPTAPVTITATPSNPEVDLGLGAGVPLNLSFAADTTALTPQTVNITATNDNIAEGNHSSIITHSLSSSDPNYNAPNTPFTVDGIAGNTVTANITDNDSIGINLTTTDTLTSEAGDTGNFSIALTSQPTSDVLITL from the coding sequence ATGGCTGAGAATAATAGTTATATTTGGGCGAAGAATTTAGGGGGAATTAACTCGGATATTAGCCGTGATATCAGCGTAGACAGTGCCGGAAACGTCTACACCACTGGATTTTTTGATGGGACGGCAGACTTTGACCCCGGAATAGGCACATTCAACCTCAGCACTAATGGGTTAGATGACATCTTTATTTCCAAGCTCAATAGCCAGGGAAACCTACTTTGGGCAAAGAATTTAGGGGGGACTAATAACGACAATGCCTATGGCATCAGCGTAGATAGTGCAGGGAATGTCTATACCACAGGCGGTTTTCAAGGGACGGCAGATTTCGACCCTGGTGCAGGTACAGCCAACCTCACCAGCAATGGACTTGAGGTCTTCGTATCTAAGTTAGATAGTAATGGTAACTTCCTTTGGGCGAAGAATTTTCCCCAAATCACCCCTGGACTGACTAGCATTGCCTATGACATTAGTGTAGATAGTGCTGGAAATATCTATACCACTGGATATTTTGATGGGACAGTAGACTTTGACCCCGGTGCGGGCACATTTAACCTCACGTCTAATAATACTGATATCTTCATATCCAAGTTAGATAGTAATGGCAATTTTCTATGGGCGAAAAATTTGGGGGGAAGTGGAATTGACTGGGCTTTCGGTATCAGTGTAGACAGTACCGGGAACGTTTACACCACTGGATATTTTAATGGGACAGCAGACTTTGACCCAGGTGCAGGTGTAGCCAACCTTAACAATAATGGTCTTGAAGATATTTTCGTATCCAAGTTAGATAGCAATGGTAACTATATCTGGGCGAAAAATTTCGGGGGAAGTGCTTCTGATACTGGTAGTGACATCAACGTAGATAGTGCCGGGAACGTCTACACCACCGGAGGTTTTAATGGGACAGTAGACTTTGACCCAGATGTAGCCCTCGTTAACAACCTGACCAGTAATGGTGCTGACGATATCTTCGTCTCCAAGTTAGATAGTAATGGCAACTATGTTTGGGCAAAAAATTTAGGAGGACTCAACAGTGATACTGGCTTTGGTATCAGCCTCGATAGTACAGGAAATGTTTATACGACTGGAAGTATTCAGGGAACAGCAGATTTTGACCCTGGTGCTGGCACAGCTAATTTACCGACCAATGGTCTTGACGATACCTTTATATCCAAGTTAGATAACAATGGCAACTATATTTGGGCTCAAAGTTTTGGTGGTGTAGGTCAAGATGTCGCGACAGGGATAACTCTTGATGAATCCTATAATATTTATACCACAGGCTATTTTAGTGGAACAGTAGATTTTGATCCCAATGCAGGCACAGCCAACCTGACCAGTGCGGGGGCTGACGATGGTTTTATTTCTAAGTTGGGTATTATTCCTTTTGAACCTATAAATGCTGGACTAACAGGGGTTACGGGTAGTGATGGAGTTTGGGGAGATTATGACAATGATGGTGATTTAGATGTGTTAATTTCAGGGGTTAATTCTCCAACTAATCTCTATCAGAATAATGCAGGTACTTTTAGCATAGCAACAACCCTTCCTGAAGCCTCCAGTGGTGCGCTTGCTTGGGGAGATTATGACAATGATGGCGACCTTGATATTGCGTTCACAGGATATAATGAATTCTCAGTTGGGACTGCCCAAATCTATCGAAATGATGGAGGAATTTTTAACAATATTGGGGCTGGATTCCTTAATTTTTACGCGAGTGATTTAGCTTGGGGAGATTACGATAATGATGGGGATCTCGATCTTTTAATTAATGGAAGTGATTATAGTAACAATATTCCCACCACTAAAATTTATCGCAATGAAGGTGCTGATACCTTTGTTGATAGTGGAACAACCATTATTGGCTTAGAATATGGTTCCGTTGCTTGGGGAGATTATGATAATGATCAGGATTTAGATGTTGTAATCACAGGCCAAAGTTTAACCGATACTTTGACAAAGATTTATCGCAATGATGGTGGAACCTTTACTGATATTAATGCAGTCTTAACAGGTGTTAATCATAGTGATGCAGCTTGGGGAGATTATGATAATGATGGTGACTTAGATCTGGGTTTGACGGGAATTGATAGTCTTTCCAATCAAGTCACACAAATCTATAATAATACTGGGGGAGTTTTCTCTCCAGTCGCTGCTTTAGTCGGTGTTACCGATAGTTCTATTGCTTGGGGAGATTATGATAATGATGGGGATCTCGATCTGGTTGTAACAGGTTCTAATAGTGCTATTGTTTATCGCAATGAAGGTGCTAATACTTTTGTTGATATTAGTACACAATTACCCACAATCCTTGAAGGTTCAGCGACTTGGGGAGATTATAATAATGATAACACACTCAATCTTTTATTAACAGGGAGTGGATTATCTGAGATTTACAAAAATAATTCTCTTCTGACGAATACTATTCCCACCTCTCCCACAAACTTAAATACAATTGTCACTTCCCAGACCCTCAACTTAAATTGGAACCCCGCAACTGATAATCAAACTCCTACAGCAGGTTTAACTTATAATTTACGAGTGGGAACAACACCCGGAGGGTCTGAAATTGTTTCTCCTCAATCTTCTTTACCTCAAATTGGGAATGTTAATCATAATACAAACTGGACATTAAATTTACCCTACGGAACCTATTATTGGAGTGTACAAGCGGTTGATACCGCCTTTGGACGTTCTAGTTTTGCACCAGAAGCCACATTAATTGTACCTCCACCAACCTATGATTTTGGGAATATTACTTACACCACACCAGAAGGAAATATTACAGCGACTCCTAATGTTGTAGAAATTGTTAGAACGGGTGATACTACGGTAGCAGAAGATGTGACAGTTACTGCGATTTCAGGAACAGCAACCGCAGGGAATGATTATACAACAGCACTATTTACAGTTAGTTTTGTAGCCAATGAACCCAGTGCGTTTGTTCCCATTGAAATTTTAGGGGATTTGGGAGTTGAACCCGATGAAACCCTGGATTTACAGATAACCGGATTTAGTGGTTCAGGAGTAGTTGGAACCCAAGGAACTACGACATTAACCTTAACAAATGATGATACCTCCTATCAGTTTAGTGCAGCCAGTTACACCACACCGGAAGGAAATACTACGACGACTCCTAACCTTGTAGAAATTGTTAGAACTGGTGATACTACGGTAGCAGAAGATGTGACAGTCACTGCGATTTCAGGAACAGCAACCGCAGGAAGTGATTATAAAGCTGGGCCGTTTTTAGTGAGTTTTATTCCCAGTCAAACTAATGCGTTTGTTTCCCTTGAAATTTTAGGAGATTTAATTGATGAATCAGATGAAAATATTGATTTACAAATTACTGGATTCAGTGGAGATGGCGTATTAGGAACCCTAACTAATGCAACCCTTTCTTTAACCGATGATGATACAACTGGTGTTAGTATTACTCAAACGGGAAGTAGTACGGATATTGCAGAAGGTGGATTATCCGATACTTATAATATTGTCTTAAATTCTGTTCCCACTGCGCCTGTTACCATTACTGCGACTCCTTCAAATCCCGAAGTTGATTTAGGTTTAGGCGCAGGAGTTCCTCTTAACTTAAGCTTTGCTGCTGATACTACTGCATTAACCCCTCAAACTGTTAATATAACAGCCACTAATGATAATATTGCTGAAGGAAATCATAGTAGTATTATCACCCATTCTCTTTCTAGTTCTGATCCCAACTATAATGCTCCGAATACTCCCTTTACTGTTGATGGAATAGCAGGAAATACGGTTACAGCTAATATTACAGATAACGATAGTATTGGGATTAACCTGACAACCACAGACACCCTAACATCAGAAGCCGGAGACACCGGAAATTTCAGCATCGCCTTAACCTCCCAACCCACATCAGACGTTCTGATTACTCTCA
- a CDS encoding calcium-binding protein, which translates to MTPSFQGQEGNDQLNGGGGNDTLTGGTGADQFVYDTNVAFSTSGVGIDTITDFNISQTDQIVLDKNTFNTIISNAGTGFSVSSEFATVTNDTVAATSAADLVYNTTTGGLFYNQNGTASGWGTGGQFLTLTNKPALTANQFFIQD; encoded by the coding sequence ATGACTCCATCCTTTCAAGGTCAGGAGGGAAATGATCAACTCAATGGTGGGGGTGGAAATGATACTCTGACAGGAGGTACGGGTGCTGATCAATTTGTTTATGATACTAATGTTGCCTTTTCAACTTCTGGGGTGGGTATTGATACAATTACGGATTTTAATATCTCCCAAACTGATCAAATTGTTTTAGATAAAAACACCTTTAACACAATTATTTCTAATGCAGGAACCGGATTTTCTGTTAGTAGTGAATTTGCCACAGTTACTAACGATACTGTAGCAGCGACCAGTGCTGCTGATCTTGTTTATAACACGACAACCGGAGGATTATTTTACAATCAAAATGGTACAGCGTCAGGTTGGGGTACTGGGGGTCAATTCCTAACCTTAACGAATAAACCTGCTTTAACGGCAAATCAATTTTTCATTCAGGACTAA